The Hordeum vulgare subsp. vulgare chromosome 7H, MorexV3_pseudomolecules_assembly, whole genome shotgun sequence DNA window ACAGAGGGCTCTCGTCGACCGAAGAGGTCAACGGCGATGAACAGTTGGAGCTTGTAGGAGCTGGTAGAGTGTCGACCTCAACCACACCCTCCAGCATCTGCACCACCTGATGCATAGTCGGGCGGAGTGAAGGATTCTGCTCAATACACCAGAGAGCAACACACAAAAACCTCTCCACTCTGACCAAATCCTCAATGGCGTCATCATCGCTATGAAATAAAACCTCGGTCCTGCCATCACCAACCAATTGACCTGCCCACTCAAATAGCATGACCGAGTCGTCACCATCCTGACCAGGCACTGGCTCCTGGGACTTTCGGCAGCATATCATCTCTAGTAGCACAACACCGAAGCTGTACACATCAACCTTGGTGTCGATGCGCCTGTCGCTTTGGAACCACTCAGGGGCAATATACCCCCTTGTGCCCCTGACATTGGTCACCGTGGTGTGCATCTGCTGGTCACTAAGAAGCCTGGCAATCCCAAAGTCAGTAATCTTTGGATTTTTCTTGTTATCTAACAATATATTGTCGGGCTTGATGTCACAATGGATAATTGGATAATTGCATCCTTCGTGTAAGTACTCTAGGCCCTTGGCAATACCGAGTGCTGCCTCAGCACGCCAACACCACATCGGTCGCTGAGGCTGGAAAAGGAAGCTCCGAAGGGAACCACCTGGCATGAACTCGAACACCAACATCCGTTGAGCTCGGTCTTTGCAGTAACCAACCATGCGGACTAGGTTCCTATGGTGGATCTGGCCGATGGACTGTACCTCATTCGCGAACTCCCTCTCGCTGTAATCATTGGAGCTGATGAGCTTCTTCACTGCTATCTCAGGGTAGTGTAGCGACTTCAACATCCCATAATAGACCTCACCAAAGCCTCCTCTGCCTAGCAACCTATGAAAGCCATTGGTGGCTTGGTAAAGCTCTTTTGCGGTGTAAGCCCTCACAAAGTCATGGTTGGTGTTCTTGGTCCTAAGGTACCAATGTAACATGAGACTACTTACTGCAGACAGCAACAGGAATGCTGAGCCACCAAGTAGTACATAAGGCAATATCCTTCTCGGTGACGACGGCACCGAGGGGCTGCTCGTCCGCACCTTGATCAATGTATCCATGGCAACGTCTCCTCCGCGCCGTCCAACACCTGCCAACGATACCATCTTGCTACAGTAAGTACCATCATAAGTAGCAGCGGCGCAGAGGCAGTCGTTCAAGCAGtagcttgcacactcatcctctgtaATGTGCAAACGTCTCTCGTATGGCGATTTTGCCCAATTGGTGTTCGGGTGCTTGACGACCCCAAACTCGGCAGAGTGGTTCTTCCCATCACAGCTCTGTGGCATGAACCCCTGTGTGCAGCCCATGTACCTGAGCTGAGAATTGACATAGGAGTAGCCGCTTGGGCACTCACAATCAAGCCGGTCGTTAGGACCATATACACAGAATGAGTTGATGCCACACAAACCTTGGAGTTTGGTGCCCCTCTTGCACCCTTCAGTTGGGAACTGTCCCATAACTGCCCACGACATGTTCCTTCCACCGGTGGCATTCTTCGGCCGGGTGTAGAGGCGGACGATGCCGTCTGGATCAAGCGTTGCATGCTGGTGGTAACTGATGGTGGAGTTCAGAAGTGGAGGTATCTCGTCATGCACCATGCCGTTCTTGGTTTGGTAGTAGAGATGCCCCGGCGAGTCGAAGAAAAGAGTCGTGTTGCCGTCCTGAGTTTGGTTGGTGACGGTGTTGCTCGCCCAGTATGCGTTGTACTGGTCCAGAGCCAGACTGCCAGCGGCAAGGTTCATGAGGTAGAAGACGATATTGTTGTCGTCCTGCACGTACAGGCCGAAGCGGCCGCGAGACAAGTCTGTGTCTGAGTGTTTCGAATGAAGGGCTGATCCAGGGCCCATGGACTGCCCTGGGAGGAGCGTATCGGTCGGATCCCGAAAGCTCTCCCACACGACAGTCTTATCCCTGGAGGCGAGGAACTGGAGGTTGCCTGAGTCCTGAAGCACGAGGTCAGCGCCGTACAGCATGCCAGGGTTGGGGTTCTTCCAGATGATGATGCCGCTGGTGTCGCCGAGGGAGAGGTAGCCATCGATGATGTCGAGCACGGATAGCGCCATCACGTTGACGGCCGAGTCCGAGCCTGGATCTTTCGCGTACCACACCACCTTCTGCTCCGCTGGGTTGGCCTCCTGGGTGAGGTTGATGTTGAACCAGACGCCGAGGAAGAACCGGCTAGGGTCAGCCTCGAGGGCACGGAACCCGAACGCATACTCCCCGGAAGAGCAGGTGATGTAGTTTGGAGGCCTGAGCGGAGTCGATCCGGTGGTGAGTACGTTGGCTACAAGCAGATGAGCTTGGTGCAGCAAGAGCACAAGCAGTGGGCCAAGGTGGCGGGAAAAAGAGGGCGAAATGCCTGTTGGCTTCATCTGTGTTCACTTTAATTTGTTGGTCAGTGTATACTCATGTCATGTTCTTATATATCTTCAGTTCCTCACTTATGCTACAATATTCTTTTCCATAGTGACACACACAGGAGATGAGTTAATTGGTAGCCTAAACAAAGTATCCCGCTTGCCGGCCGGCAGTCATAGACACTGTCAAGGTTAAGCGTCATATCTCATACGTTTGCAGGAGATAATTTGATTGCCGTTTTGTTTTTGAAAGCGACAGACTTATCCAAACTAAACGTCTGTGTGAACGGGATCGCACTTTTGAATCTTACCGCTAAGTACGTACGAAGTTTCCATCAGCAAATCAGTGGATAATTAAGTTCGATGGGCATGTGCCATTTGGCACGAACCGTGAGCTTCAAAGCTTAGATCTCGGAGGTGACGTGAAGGTGAGAGTGCAATTTGCCCGGCCAAAGaaagatccccccccccccccctcgtcttTATTTGTTACTCCCTCCATTCACAAATGTAAGATGGTCTAACCTTTTTGTGAATAGaatgtatataaatatattttagtgtatttg harbors:
- the LOC123410840 gene encoding G-type lectin S-receptor-like serine/threonine-protein kinase LECRK2; this translates as MKPTGISPSFSRHLGPLLVLLLHQAHLLVANVLTTGSTPLRPPNYITCSSGEYAFGFRALEADPSRFFLGVWFNINLTQEANPAEQKVVWYAKDPGSDSAVNVMALSVLDIIDGYLSLGDTSGIIIWKNPNPGMLYGADLVLQDSGNLQFLASRDKTVVWESFRDPTDTLLPGQSMGPGSALHSKHSDTDLSRGRFGLYVQDDNNIVFYLMNLAAGSLALDQYNAYWASNTVTNQTQDGNTTLFFDSPGHLYYQTKNGMVHDEIPPLLNSTISYHQHATLDPDGIVRLYTRPKNATGGRNMSWAVMGQFPTEGCKRGTKLQGLCGINSFCVYGPNDRLDCECPSGYSYVNSQLRYMGCTQGFMPQSCDGKNHSAEFGVVKHPNTNWAKSPYERRLHITEDECASYCLNDCLCAAATYDGTYCSKMVSLAGVGRRGGDVAMDTLIKVRTSSPSVPSSPRRILPYVLLGGSAFLLLSAVSSLMLHWYLRTKNTNHDFVRAYTAKELYQATNGFHRLLGRGGFGEVYYGMLKSLHYPEIAVKKLISSNDYSEREFANEVQSIGQIHHRNLVRMVGYCKDRAQRMLVFEFMPGGSLRSFLFQPQRPMWCWRAEAALGIAKGLEYLHEGCNYPIIHCDIKPDNILLDNKKNPKITDFGIARLLSDQQMHTTVTNVRGTRGYIAPEWFQSDRRIDTKVDVYSFGVVLLEMICCRKSQEPVPGQDGDDSVMLFEWAGQLVGDGRTEVLFHSDDDAIEDLVRVERFLCVALWCIEQNPSLRPTMHQVVQMLEGVVEVDTLPAPTSSNCSSPLTSSVDESPLLSGGATLAIE